One part of the Pseudemcibacter aquimaris genome encodes these proteins:
- a CDS encoding type II secretion system F family protein, whose translation MIVDNPTLLMIAVFLGVLIIAGTVIVAMNIFGKTRKVTKSRLNKIKGRHGNAAIIEEQKKVLFKKQETSVLDGLIPKPEELRKRLRRTGRNITFKNYITANCIVAFVTLVLLFLFSTVSLVPSIAVSVAVGLFIPHLYVSMAINRRLNAFTVQFPEAIDLIVRGLKAGLPVTESIAAVAQEMEDPISTEFKIISDEVRFGKTLDEALWQTSERLETPEFKFFVICISVQQETGGNLSETLANLSSILRGRAQLKLKIKAMSSEGRASAGIIGALPFVMTGLMSIVNYEYISVMFTDPRGQVALLIGAVWMSIGIFIISKMINFET comes from the coding sequence ATGATAGTTGATAATCCTACATTATTGATGATTGCTGTATTTCTAGGTGTCCTGATCATTGCTGGAACTGTGATTGTGGCAATGAATATTTTTGGGAAAACCAGAAAAGTCACAAAATCTCGATTGAATAAGATTAAAGGACGTCACGGCAACGCTGCTATCATCGAAGAACAGAAGAAAGTTCTATTTAAAAAGCAAGAAACCTCTGTACTTGATGGTCTCATCCCTAAACCTGAAGAATTACGTAAAAGATTAAGACGTACAGGGCGTAATATTACGTTTAAAAATTACATAACAGCAAATTGTATTGTGGCGTTTGTAACGTTGGTTCTACTGTTTCTGTTTAGCACAGTTTCACTCGTACCTTCTATCGCAGTTTCTGTAGCTGTGGGGCTTTTTATACCTCATCTTTATGTTTCGATGGCCATCAACAGAAGGTTAAATGCATTTACAGTTCAGTTCCCTGAAGCAATTGACTTAATTGTTCGTGGTCTTAAGGCAGGTTTGCCGGTCACGGAATCTATTGCGGCTGTAGCACAAGAAATGGAAGATCCGATTTCGACCGAGTTTAAAATAATCAGTGATGAAGTTAGGTTCGGTAAAACACTGGATGAGGCGTTATGGCAGACATCAGAGCGTCTTGAAACGCCAGAATTTAAATTCTTTGTGATTTGTATTTCTGTGCAACAAGAAACAGGTGGTAACTTAAGTGAAACTCTTGCAAACCTATCCAGTATTCTTCGCGGCAGAGCGCAGTTAAAACTTAAGATTAAAGCCATGTCATCAGAGGGTCGTGCAAGTGCGGGTATCATTGGCGCCTTGCCATTTGTAATGACTGGGTTAATGTCTATTGTGAATTATGAATATATCAGCGTGATGTTCACCGATCCGCGTGGGCAGGTGGCACTGTTAATTGGGGCTGTTTGGATGTCGATTGGCATCTTCATTATTTCTAAAATGATTAATTTTGAGACGTAA
- a CDS encoding CpaF family protein: MKKSSAGAPAGAHNKRALDNSVETKYMSSDANVVDKAYELIEPVLEEKISAKEAKEMSRGDAVAIIENIINDVVKNHRLQINDLERRDLTTVLLNDLISVGASNDKEEAAPKKEESIVKKKTKAQKNKVEQDQLASKESIIEAKDKLQPLLLEYIDAAAANEMDRSDLADQVSEAVNELMAQEKINLNLREQRELVKMLLNDMLGLGPLEPLLENEDVTEIMVNGPKQVYIEKSGKIQLSDVTFRDDQHLMNICTRIVNAVGRRVDETTPICDARLKDGSRVNIIIPPLAIDGASISIRKFAKQKITLDKMIDFGSMSHRMATVLKISSASRLNILISGGTGSGKTTMLNALSRMIDVGERVVTIEDTAELQMQQPHVVRLETRPANLEGKGEVTMRDLVKNALRMRPDRIILGEVRGAEAFDVLQAMNTGHDGSMCTLHANNPREALTRMENMIGMADLKLPQKAVREQIAGAVDLIVQVSRMRDGGRRCASITEVVGMEGDVITTQELFLYEFTGEDAEGNLEGRFRPTGLRPNFIEKAKYYGLDRALMEAL; encoded by the coding sequence ATGAAGAAGTCAAGCGCTGGTGCGCCTGCAGGTGCTCATAATAAGCGTGCATTAGATAATTCTGTTGAGACAAAATATATGTCTTCGGATGCAAATGTGGTGGATAAGGCGTATGAACTTATTGAGCCGGTGTTAGAAGAGAAAATTTCCGCAAAAGAAGCAAAAGAGATGTCGCGTGGCGACGCTGTTGCGATCATTGAAAACATTATCAATGATGTTGTTAAAAATCACAGATTGCAGATCAATGATCTAGAGAGACGTGATTTGACGACTGTTTTGCTTAATGATCTTATTTCTGTGGGTGCTAGCAATGATAAAGAAGAAGCTGCCCCTAAAAAAGAAGAGTCAATCGTTAAGAAAAAAACTAAGGCGCAAAAGAATAAGGTCGAGCAAGATCAGTTAGCCAGTAAAGAAAGTATTATTGAAGCCAAAGATAAGCTTCAGCCTTTATTGCTTGAATATATTGATGCGGCTGCGGCCAATGAAATGGATCGTTCTGATCTAGCCGATCAAGTCAGTGAAGCTGTGAATGAGCTTATGGCTCAAGAGAAGATTAACCTGAATTTACGCGAGCAGCGTGAACTGGTTAAAATGCTTCTGAATGATATGCTTGGATTGGGGCCGCTTGAGCCGCTTCTGGAAAATGAAGATGTGACCGAAATCATGGTCAATGGACCAAAGCAGGTCTACATTGAAAAATCAGGTAAAATTCAACTTTCTGATGTAACATTCCGTGATGATCAGCATCTGATGAATATCTGTACCAGAATTGTGAATGCAGTGGGCCGCCGCGTTGATGAAACAACACCAATTTGTGACGCGCGCTTAAAAGACGGTAGCCGTGTTAACATTATTATTCCACCACTTGCTATCGATGGCGCGTCGATCTCCATTCGTAAGTTCGCCAAACAGAAAATCACCCTAGATAAAATGATTGATTTCGGTAGTATGTCGCACCGCATGGCAACGGTTCTTAAGATTTCTTCGGCAAGTAGACTTAATATCCTTATTTCTGGTGGTACAGGTTCTGGTAAAACAACAATGCTGAATGCTCTGTCGCGTATGATTGATGTAGGCGAGCGTGTTGTAACCATTGAGGATACAGCCGAACTGCAGATGCAACAGCCACATGTTGTACGTTTGGAAACTCGCCCAGCCAACTTAGAAGGCAAAGGCGAAGTTACCATGAGAGATTTGGTGAAAAACGCACTTCGTATGCGTCCTGATAGAATTATTCTTGGTGAGGTTCGTGGTGCAGAGGCATTTGACGTGCTTCAGGCGATGAATACTGGCCATGATGGTTCAATGTGTACGCTCCATGCTAATAATCCGAGAGAAGCCTTAACGCGTATGGAAAATATGATCGGTATGGCTGATCTTAAATTGCCGCAGAAAGCAGTAAGAGAGCAAATTGCAGGTGCCGTGGACCTTATCGTACAAGTGTCCCGTATGAGAGATGGTGGCAGACGTTGCGCGTCTATTACTGAAGTTGTAGGCATGGAAGGCGATGTTATTACGACCCAAGAATTATTCCTTTATGAATTTACAGGTGAAGACGCTGAAGGAAACCTTGAGGGCCGCTTTAGACCTACTGGACTTCGTCCTAACTTTATCGAAAAAGCAAAATATTACGGACTTGATCGTGCATTGATGGAGGCCTTATAG
- a CDS encoding AAA family ATPase, whose amino-acid sequence MENQAKTGAQIFGAYLCDDETTQNLVPVINERDWDTSQIKMGGIESAIRTLASLGSPQYLLVDLSNSVDPEDDINALAEVCEPGTMVITIGTVNDVNFYRNMIACGVQDYLVKPVDTEQLREAFINAEHTLRAPVDTVVHEEESFKDKLVSVISIRGGAGGSLIATNLAWILANDRKQNTALLDLDMHFGVGALTFDLEPGRGLTDALENPNRVDGLFIERAMIKESDNLSILGSEAPLNDPSYTDPAALSHLLAEMRSNFKYVILDLPKNTVADYPMLISESDEVILVSDLSLAATRDMVRMISYCTSVSPQVNIKIVLNKVNGPTLCEVSKKDFEATIERSCDWEIPLDQKLMVQVAKSGKVLAQSAKHSKISKVINNICDSIVNDKSAKQPGLLEKLGLVKQK is encoded by the coding sequence ATGGAAAATCAAGCAAAGACTGGGGCACAGATATTTGGTGCCTATTTATGTGATGATGAAACAACCCAGAATTTAGTCCCTGTTATTAATGAACGGGATTGGGATACATCACAAATTAAAATGGGTGGTATTGAAAGTGCTATCCGTACGTTAGCATCATTAGGATCGCCGCAATATTTATTAGTAGATTTGTCAAATTCGGTGGACCCCGAAGATGATATCAACGCACTGGCAGAGGTTTGCGAGCCTGGGACAATGGTTATTACTATTGGTACAGTCAATGATGTTAATTTTTACCGGAATATGATCGCCTGTGGTGTACAGGATTATCTGGTGAAACCTGTTGATACGGAGCAATTAAGGGAAGCTTTCATCAATGCGGAGCATACGTTAAGAGCACCCGTTGATACGGTTGTGCATGAAGAGGAAAGCTTTAAAGATAAACTTGTTTCGGTTATTAGCATTCGTGGCGGTGCTGGTGGCAGTTTAATTGCTACCAATCTCGCTTGGATTTTAGCCAATGATAGAAAGCAAAATACAGCGCTTTTAGATTTAGATATGCATTTTGGTGTTGGTGCTCTTACATTTGATTTGGAGCCAGGAAGAGGATTAACAGATGCTCTAGAAAACCCAAATCGTGTTGATGGGCTTTTTATTGAACGCGCTATGATTAAAGAGAGCGATAATTTATCAATTCTTGGTTCTGAAGCACCGTTAAATGATCCATCTTATACTGATCCGGCTGCGCTAAGTCATTTGCTTGCAGAAATGCGTAGTAACTTTAAATATGTTATTTTGGATCTGCCGAAAAACACTGTTGCAGATTATCCAATGCTGATTAGTGAGAGCGATGAAGTAATACTCGTGTCAGACTTATCATTAGCTGCAACACGGGATATGGTTCGAATGATATCATATTGTACGTCTGTATCACCGCAGGTTAATATTAAAATCGTATTGAACAAGGTAAACGGCCCGACACTATGTGAAGTCAGCAAAAAGGATTTCGAAGCTACAATTGAAAGAAGTTGTGATTGGGAAATTCCACTGGATCAAAAGTTAATGGTTCAAGTCGCTAAAAGTGGCAAAGTGCTAGCTCAATCAGCGAAACACAGCAAGATTTCTAAAGTAATCAACAATATTTGTGATTCAATAGTAAATGATAAGTCGGCAAAACAGCCAGGCTTGCTTGAAAAGCTTGGCTTAGTTAAGCAAAAGTGA
- a CDS encoding type II secretion system F family protein — protein sequence MEQFLPDGITGEDVITLLAAASAFLVMMAIWSTGIVKDGMDSKIKSLQARRNDLKRGYVAPVKRRQTVKKKKSVGMMGDLVSKFNLVKNEQAEKYQQKLIQAGYRSKEALVIFMFFKIVMPVLVAIIAIIVVYALGLFELNQSQKLLVVVGSSLAASYSPELYLKNHTDKRNHEIQKSLPDMLDLLVICAEAGLTLDGAITRVVREMGSSNPELADEFNLTAIELGFLPERKIALQNLASRIDLPSIKAVTATLIQSERYGTPLAHSLRVLSDEFRNERFMKAEEKAARLPAIMTIPLILFILPTLFIVLLGSATCSINDSLINVT from the coding sequence ATGGAACAATTTTTACCAGATGGCATAACAGGTGAAGATGTAATCACATTATTAGCGGCGGCTTCTGCTTTCCTTGTGATGATGGCTATATGGAGTACAGGCATCGTTAAGGATGGTATGGATAGCAAAATCAAATCTTTGCAGGCGCGCAGAAATGATTTGAAACGCGGTTATGTTGCGCCGGTAAAAAGACGTCAGACAGTAAAGAAAAAGAAATCTGTTGGTATGATGGGGGACTTGGTTAGCAAGTTTAACCTGGTCAAGAATGAACAGGCAGAAAAATATCAACAAAAACTGATCCAGGCAGGTTATAGAAGTAAAGAAGCGCTTGTTATATTCATGTTTTTTAAAATCGTTATGCCTGTTTTGGTTGCGATTATTGCGATTATTGTTGTTTATGCGTTGGGCTTGTTTGAATTAAACCAAAGCCAAAAGTTATTGGTTGTTGTTGGCTCATCATTAGCCGCATCGTATTCGCCGGAGCTTTACTTAAAAAATCATACTGACAAAAGAAATCATGAAATTCAAAAATCACTACCTGATATGCTTGATTTGCTTGTGATTTGTGCTGAGGCAGGTTTGACTTTGGACGGTGCAATCACACGTGTGGTAAGAGAAATGGGCTCTTCTAATCCTGAGCTCGCCGATGAATTTAATTTAACAGCTATTGAACTTGGCTTCTTACCGGAACGTAAGATAGCACTTCAAAATTTGGCAAGCCGCATTGATTTGCCCTCTATTAAAGCTGTTACTGCGACATTAATCCAATCAGAAAGATACGGTACGCCGCTTGCGCATTCATTGCGCGTACTTTCGGATGAATTCAGAAATGAACGTTTCATGAAAGCAGAGGAAAAAGCAGCGCGTCTTCCTGCAATTATGACTATTCCATTGATCTTATTCATTCTGCCAACCCTCTTTATTGTACTATTGGGTTCGGCAACATGTTCTATTAATGACAGCCTAATTAACGTTACATAA
- a CDS encoding sensor histidine kinase produces the protein MGTSFTNLDESAAINIATHPRYVDENGLFNVVFNEVSEAIILLSIDPEKDIPIINDINYHFEMITGHSFHSIRRKPLFDFLHKNTEQHIIYDALKNRKSAFINCNFICSNQQILKMNMTVRPYNGDKTASRFICVFRVTKDNIQLKDEAARDIKQKLLAAMHHNFKTPLNGILGYSEVIMSEMLGPIGKNTYKEYASDIHGAGKELLELIDSLLELKELETTEFELYEENIDLVDMLKDCVNKYKNAAIKKDVIVEVSYVLNFPDFKGDRTRLQKSIESVIDNALKFTSKGGKIVVGLSRDENGNCVISIKDNGKGMTPQEIAKAFSDDTQLDNIYSDPSTGIGFGISFVQKLIEKHGGSLSIISAPGEGTNVNLNLPENRLL, from the coding sequence ATGGGCACGTCCTTTACTAATCTTGATGAAAGTGCTGCAATAAATATTGCAACGCATCCCCGTTATGTTGATGAAAATGGTCTCTTTAATGTTGTATTTAATGAGGTCAGTGAAGCGATCATCTTGCTTTCCATAGATCCGGAAAAAGATATCCCGATTATTAATGACATAAATTATCATTTTGAAATGATAACCGGGCATTCTTTTCATTCGATCAGAAGAAAACCATTATTTGATTTTCTGCATAAAAATACCGAACAACACATTATTTATGATGCGTTAAAAAACAGGAAGTCAGCCTTTATCAATTGTAATTTTATATGTTCCAATCAACAAATTCTGAAAATGAATATGACGGTTAGACCATATAATGGTGATAAAACCGCATCACGTTTTATTTGTGTATTCAGGGTAACCAAAGACAACATCCAGCTAAAAGACGAAGCTGCACGTGACATAAAGCAAAAATTACTTGCTGCCATGCATCATAACTTTAAAACGCCACTAAACGGCATTCTTGGTTACTCAGAAGTTATTATGTCGGAAATGTTAGGGCCAATTGGTAAGAACACCTATAAAGAATATGCATCGGATATTCACGGCGCCGGCAAAGAGTTACTTGAATTAATTGATAGTCTTCTTGAGCTAAAGGAACTTGAAACCACAGAGTTTGAGTTATACGAAGAAAATATTGATTTGGTTGATATGCTTAAAGACTGCGTTAATAAATATAAAAATGCTGCGATCAAAAAAGATGTCATTGTCGAGGTTTCATATGTGCTGAATTTCCCTGACTTTAAGGGGGATCGTACAAGGCTACAGAAATCAATCGAAAGTGTTATTGATAACGCTTTGAAATTCACATCCAAGGGTGGAAAAATCGTTGTTGGCTTAAGCAGAGACGAAAATGGAAATTGTGTCATTAGTATTAAAGATAACGGCAAGGGTATGACCCCGCAGGAAATTGCCAAGGCCTTTAGTGATGATACACAGCTTGATAATATTTATTCCGATCCATCAACGGGAATTGGTTTTGGTATTTCCTTTGTGCAGAAATTAATCGAAAAACATGGCGGTAGTCTTTCTATAATCAGTGCGCCGGGCGAAGGAACAAACGTTAATTTGAATTTACCTGAAAATCGGTTACTCTGA